The genomic interval CGCTATGACGGTCGGTTCTTCATCGGCGTCTTGTCCACGGGCATCTATTGTCGGCCTATCTGCCCGGCCCCGACGGCCAAGCGCAAGAACGTGCGGTATTTTTCATCTGCCGCGGGGGCGGCTCAGGCTGGCTTTAGGCCCTGCCTGCGGTGCCGTCCCGAGATCGCTCCCGGAACGCCGGCTTGGAATGGCACCGCGGCCACGGTCAGCCGGGCCTTACGACTGATCGGGCAGGGGGCGCTCGATGAGGGGAGCGTAGAGGACCTGGCCGGGCGGCTGGGGGTGAGCGCCCGCCATCTCCACCGGCTGTTCCTCGGTCACCTCGGGGCGCCGCCCGTCGCCGTGGCCCAGACGCGGCGGCTGGAGTTCGCAAAGCAGCTCGTCAGCGACACCGACCTTCCCATGAACCAAGTTGCCCGCGCGTCCGGTTTCCAGAGCATCCGCCGGTTCAACGACACGTTCCAGCGGCAGTACCGCCGCGCGCCATCGAAGCTGCGCCGGATCCGAACCGCTTGGCCGAGGGCGGCAGAGGGGCAGTATGTATTCCGGCTAGGATATCGGCCCCCTTTTGACTGGGACTCGCTTCTCGCGTTCTTGGCCGCGCGGTCGATTCTCGGCGTGGAAGAGGTGCGCGCAGGGACGTATCGCCGAACGTTCGCGATCCAGGGGTCGCAGGGCACTCTGGAGGTGCGGCCCCTGCCCCGCGCCCATGCCGTGGAGGCGCGAATTTGCTTTTCGGCACCGTCGCTTCTGCTCCGGATTGTAACCAGAGTGCGCGCCATGTTCGATCTGGGAGCCGATCCCGCCGCCGTGGCCCGGCACTTCCGTCGGGACCGGCTGCTGGCGCCGCTCGTGAGGAAGTACCCCGGGCTGAGGTTGCCGGGCGCCTGGGACGGCTTTGAGCTGGCCGTGCGCGCCATTCTCGGCCAGCAGGTCACCGTCAGTGGGGCCTCGACGTTGGCGGGACGCTTGGCGCGCCAATATGGCGAGCCGCTCACCCTGCCCGATCGGGGAGGCCTCAGCCACGTCTTTCCGGGCGCGGAGGTGTTGGCGGAAGCGAACATTACCGGTCTACCCGCCGCGCGGGCGGCCGCCATTCGAGGGCTCTCCCGGGCCGTATTGAGGGGCGAGGTCGACCTCGCTACTTCGGTTCTGACCGATCACATCACGGAAGCCCTCCTGCGCGTGAAAGGCATCGGAGAGTGGACCGCACAGTACGTCGCCATGCGGGCGTTCGGGGAGCCCGATGCCTTTCCCGCCGATGATCTCGTCCTGCGCCAGACGGCGGGGAATGGGGTCGCCCTCCCGCGGGCCCGATTGTGGGAGCGGGCCGATGCTTGGCGGCCCTGGCGGGCGTACGCGGCCATGTACCTCTGGCGCGAGGCCGCCGATATGTCGACCCGGGGGGCCAAGCGGACGATGAGAAAACCGGACGCGCCTTTCCCGGCTTCGCAGGGGGTCCCCCAAAGAGCGAAGCCACGATACATGGAGGCATGATGTTTTACTGCCACGTCTCGACTCCGGTGGGCGAGCTGCTGCTCGCCGGTGATGGGACCTCCTTGCGTCTCGTTGCCTTCCCCAAAGGCCCCCGTCCCCAGAAGCCGGAGGCTGGCTGGGAACGGAGCGAGACGCCCTTTCGGGACGCCCTTAGTCAACTGAAGGGCTACTTCGCGGGCACGTTGCGCCGCTTCGATCTGCCCCTAGCGCCGGAGGGAACGGCGTTCCAGAAGCTGGTCTGGCAAGCGCTCCTGACCATTCCCTACGGGGAGACCCTCTCCTACGGCGGGCTGGCGCAGCGCATCGGGAAGCCGACGGCCTCGCGGGCGGTGGGCGCGGCGAACGGCCGAAACCCCATCCCCATCATCATCCCTTGCCATCGCGTAATTGGGGCGGCGGGGTCCCTGACCGGATTTGGGGGTGGCCTGTCGACCAAGCGCAAACTCCTGGAGCTCGAGGGTGCCCTTGCCGAGAGCCTCTGGTCGGCCGCGTCTCGAGTCGATGACGGGAGTGCGGGCAGAAAGCGGGCCTGATTTCCACGGGAGCCTTGAGCGCGCAGCGAGGCTTGCGTTCCTCGCTGCCGGAGCGCGCCGCCGCACGGCATCAGGAGCAAGCAGGCGCATCCTTAGGGTCGCCTGCCGACCAGCCCCACCGTGGCCGCGAACGACGCCAGGATCCCCGCCAGGGTCGTGTGATAGTTCTCGAGGAAGAGCCGCCGATCCGGATCCGCCGTGGCATCGAGGCGGCGTTGCGAGCGGAAGCCGGGGCCCGGCAGCATTCCGTCGTCCGCCTGGGCGTCGCGGAGCAGCGTTTCCACCTCTGGCGGGAGGGTCTCCCCGATGCAGGCCAGGACCGTGGCCAGCTCCGAGTACAGGTCGAGGTTTACCCCGCGCCGTAGGGCTTCCATCCAGACCGGACAGCGCTCGCGCAGGTACTGCCGGCATTCGCGATCCAGCCCTTCCGGCCGATCCCCGAAGTCCGTCATGAAGAAGACCACGTGGGTGAGGCTGTAGGCCTCAGCGTCGGAGAGGGTCGCCACCGGGGGCCGATGGCTGAGCCAGGTGAGGGGGAGCAGCTTCTCCTCTGACCAGGGGGAGGGGAGACCCATCTGGCGCCAGGCCAGGGCGAGGCCGAGGGCGAGCACCGCCGCCCCGTCCTTCCCGAACGGCGCGGGTGCACTCATCCCGGGCGCGCCGCGCGGCGGGAACTGCCGGACCGAGACACCACCCGGTCCTGACAGCTGCGCGAGGAGGGCTCGCGTCTCGGCGTGGACAAACCCAAGGCGCTCAAAGATCGAGTACATGGTCCCGAGGACAACATAGGGTCGAGCGGACAAGAGCGTCGTGAAGAGGCGGCCCTCCCCGAACTGTTCCCAGGCAAACCGTGACAGGGCGGTCACTCTCTCCCGCACGTCGGCGGAAAGCCGGGGGCTCCGGGCGAGCACCTCCGTGATTCGGGCTAGCTCGGCAAGCACCTTGAGGGGGAACAGGTCGTCGAGATCGGGAGGGCCTGGGGGAAGAGCGAAGCACCCGCGGTGGGTCTCGATCCAGGAAAGGCCGCGTCCCCAGACGGGAGGTAGCTCCGGCTCGACTACCCGCAAACGAGTCTACCTCCACGCCCAGGCAACGCTGCCACCCGCGATGCTTCCGCGACCAGCACCGGTCCCAGCGCCCGTCGAGAGCCGGCTTTTCGTGCCTAGGTGGTCCTTACTTCTCCTTCTCCTTCTCTTTATCCTTCTTTTCCTCGTGCTTCTTCTCCTCGCGCTTCTTCTCCTCCTTGCGCGCCGCGGGGGTAGCGGCCGGCTTTGGGGGTGGGCCCCCTCCATGGGGGGCGGCCTCCGCCTTGGGCGGCCTTCCGGCATCCGGGTGGGCGGTGCCCTCATGTTGAGGGGACGCTTCCTCTCTGCCCGTCGCGCGCGTGCGCGGGGGTGGAGGGGGGGCATCCGGCGCAGTGGGGTGGGCGCCAGGCCGGGCGGAGGAGGAGGGCTCCGCGGTGCGGGAGCGGGGAGGAGCGGAGACCTCCTCCTCCGCGTCACGCGCGTGGGGCCTTCCCGACGTGGCCGGCGCCTCCGAATGACCGGGAGCTGCGGCCGGGCTCAAGGGGCGCGCTACCGGCTGCGGGGGACGGACACCCGCTCGTGCCGGTCGCAGGCCGGGAGAACCGCCCTCCGCAGCGCGGGGGCCGACAGTGCGGACGAGAGGGTGGGTAGCGGACGCCGCCGTTCCCCCCGTCGCTGAGAACGGTGCCGGCGGTGGGGGTGGCGTTCGGTGCGCGGCCACGGGACGGTTCGCGACCCTGGCCGGGGGTTGGGCCACCGCCGAAGCCACCACGGGCCGCGCAAGCACGCTCTCCCTCTGCGGTTGAGCGTTCACGGGGCGAGCCAAGACGGGGGCCGCCGCCAGGGCCTGGGGCGGTACGGCCACCGCCGAGACGGCCACCGGGCGAGAGGTGACGAAGGTCTCGCGCGACACCGCGGTGACCCCGCCCGGTACGCCCTGATTCACATATCGGGTGTTGACGGTGTTGATGTTGGTGATGTTGATGTTCGTGACGTTGACGTGGGTGACATTGACTTGGCGCACGTAGGTTTGGCTCACCGGGTAGGGCGGCACGTAGACCTCCCGGGGGCCGAGGGGGAACCAAGCTACGCCACCCCCGCCGAGCGAGAGCGACGCGTGCCAGCTGCTGCCGCCCACCCAGGCAACGAGCGCAGGGGCGTAGACCGGCCGCGCCGCGATCGTCCCTGGCACCCACCCCCAATACCCGCCCACATGGGCCCAGCGGCCGTAGTGGAAGGGCGCGAAGCCCCAGGGGGCGTCGTCGATCCAGGTCCAGCCCCACGGCGCTACAAAGGCCCAATGGCCGTAGTGGTAGGGCGCCCACCCGACCGCCACCCCCGTCGGCACCCACACCGGTCCATACCCGGCCTCCTCGCGCCACTGGCCGTAGGCGTCGAGGTCCTCATAACCAATGGTGGCGGGCGACAAGTAGCGAGTCGAGACCGAGCGTTCCAAGGCCCGGTCCCGCCGGTCGCACCAATCCTCCCAGGAGTCCCGGGGGCTGGCCTCGAGCACATCATAGTTTGACTCATCGAGGCCGGAGACGATCATGGACTCCTGCGAGCGTACCGGGACCGCGGAGCCCGCGGCCGTGAACTCGGCCTCACCCCGGCGCACGGTCACCGTGGTCTCCTCGCCGTCGGGGTTCACGTCAACCCTGTACTCGCCGGGCCGCATCAGGGTGATGGCGCCATTGGGCGTGGCCACCTCGATCGCCTCGTCCTCGCCGAGGTCCCGAACCCCCACGTTGAGGGAGCCTTGGGCGAGGCGGATCTGGGTGGTTCGGTCGTCGAGGTTCAGGAAGGAGACTTCGGTCTCCGACCCCAGCCGAAGGGCACCGAAGTCGGTGCGCAGCTCGGCCCGAGAGCCTCGGTCGGTCCAGAGGTGGTCGCCAGTAGTCAGCGGGTAGTTGTGTGTGGCCGGGACCCATTCCTCGATGCCCGCGGGCTGGAATGAAACCGAGCCGTCGACGTAGCTGAGACGGGCGACTCGATCGGGCGGGTCGGCGGAGCCCGTCGCGGCCACGCAGATCGAGGCCGCGGTGAGAAGAAGAAGAAGAGACGGCCATCGAAGTTGCATGAAGCCCCCTATCAGAGTACGAAACGCTCCCCCCACAATAGCAAACAGCGTTCCCTCCCGGAAGCTCGGGGGGCTACAGAGCTATCACTAGGCAAACATTGAGGTTAGGCTGTTCCGCGAGTGCAATCGGCCGGCCTCTCCCGAGGACGGCCCCGTCCCCCCGGAGGGCAGGGGCGGGAGCGGCCGGGGATTCGCCGAGGCGCCTGTGTGCGAGTCCCTGGTTCGAGCTCGTGGAGCCCGCGGCTGCGGGAGCGGGTCTCAGGGCGCTCCCGCCTCCCGCGCAAGCGAGAACGGCTCGTGCCGCTCCAGGCGGGCCCCGCTCACGTCGTCCTGGACTTCCAACAACAAGTCGTAGGGGCCTTCCTGGAGCCCGTCCAGCGGCAGGCCCACGAAGCGGACCACCCGGCCATCGGGGTCGACCGTGATCGGCGTGGACGGCGCCTGCCGGACGAGCCG from Vicinamibacteria bacterium carries:
- a CDS encoding AlkA N-terminal domain-containing protein, with translation MPDLEGEAAVLDELVCERARLARDPRYDGRFFIGVLSTGIYCRPICPAPTAKRKNVRYFSSAAGAAQAGFRPCLRCRPEIAPGTPAWNGTAATVSRALRLIGQGALDEGSVEDLAGRLGVSARHLHRLFLGHLGAPPVAVAQTRRLEFAKQLVSDTDLPMNQVARASGFQSIRRFNDTFQRQYRRAPSKLRRIRTAWPRAAEGQYVFRLGYRPPFDWDSLLAFLAARSILGVEEVRAGTYRRTFAIQGSQGTLEVRPLPRAHAVEARICFSAPSLLLRIVTRVRAMFDLGADPAAVARHFRRDRLLAPLVRKYPGLRLPGAWDGFELAVRAILGQQVTVSGASTLAGRLARQYGEPLTLPDRGGLSHVFPGAEVLAEANITGLPAARAAAIRGLSRAVLRGEVDLATSVLTDHITEALLRVKGIGEWTAQYVAMRAFGEPDAFPADDLVLRQTAGNGVALPRARLWERADAWRPWRAYAAMYLWREAADMSTRGAKRTMRKPDAPFPASQGVPQRAKPRYMEA
- a CDS encoding DUF6600 domain-containing protein, whose translation is MQLRWPSLLLLLTAASICVAATGSADPPDRVARLSYVDGSVSFQPAGIEEWVPATHNYPLTTGDHLWTDRGSRAELRTDFGALRLGSETEVSFLNLDDRTTQIRLAQGSLNVGVRDLGEDEAIEVATPNGAITLMRPGEYRVDVNPDGEETTVTVRRGEAEFTAAGSAVPVRSQESMIVSGLDESNYDVLEASPRDSWEDWCDRRDRALERSVSTRYLSPATIGYEDLDAYGQWREEAGYGPVWVPTGVAVGWAPYHYGHWAFVAPWGWTWIDDAPWGFAPFHYGRWAHVGGYWGWVPGTIAARPVYAPALVAWVGGSSWHASLSLGGGGVAWFPLGPREVYVPPYPVSQTYVRQVNVTHVNVTNINITNINTVNTRYVNQGVPGGVTAVSRETFVTSRPVAVSAVAVPPQALAAAPVLARPVNAQPQRESVLARPVVASAVAQPPARVANRPVAAHRTPPPPPAPFSATGGTAASATHPLVRTVGPRAAEGGSPGLRPARAGVRPPQPVARPLSPAAAPGHSEAPATSGRPHARDAEEEVSAPPRSRTAEPSSSARPGAHPTAPDAPPPPPRTRATGREEASPQHEGTAHPDAGRPPKAEAAPHGGGPPPKPAATPAARKEEKKREEKKHEEKKDKEKEKEK
- a CDS encoding methylated-DNA--[protein]-cysteine S-methyltransferase, producing MMFYCHVSTPVGELLLAGDGTSLRLVAFPKGPRPQKPEAGWERSETPFRDALSQLKGYFAGTLRRFDLPLAPEGTAFQKLVWQALLTIPYGETLSYGGLAQRIGKPTASRAVGAANGRNPIPIIIPCHRVIGAAGSLTGFGGGLSTKRKLLELEGALAESLWSAASRVDDGSAGRKRA